A genomic region of Salinibacter pepae contains the following coding sequences:
- a CDS encoding signal peptidase II: MRVFWIAGAVVLLDQATKATVLQFMYREQSIPLLGDWLRLTFTENPGMAFGITIGPPGTVTVLSLLATMLVGAYIYQVRNDYAPYRWSLAFILGGALGNIIDRVFYGVLLDYGPYFTGRVVDFIHVSLWQGFIPRVIPVFGGAYMELFPIWNVADMSIVVGVVGVMVFHQAFHERRIAKRRAARAGGRTWRRPAAVFSDLDLEAPPPAPSALTQPDAPASRGEAASGSGAASASARSSAVSEPHP, encoded by the coding sequence ATGCGTGTCTTTTGGATTGCCGGGGCCGTTGTACTCCTCGACCAGGCCACCAAGGCGACGGTCCTCCAGTTCATGTACCGCGAGCAGTCCATCCCTCTCCTCGGGGACTGGCTGCGGCTGACCTTCACGGAGAACCCGGGCATGGCGTTCGGCATCACGATCGGCCCGCCCGGGACCGTAACCGTCCTCTCCCTCCTGGCCACCATGCTGGTCGGGGCGTACATCTACCAGGTGCGCAACGACTACGCGCCCTACCGCTGGAGCCTGGCCTTCATTCTGGGCGGGGCGCTCGGCAACATCATCGACCGCGTCTTCTACGGCGTGCTGCTGGACTACGGCCCCTACTTCACCGGGCGCGTGGTCGACTTCATTCACGTGAGCCTCTGGCAGGGCTTCATCCCTCGGGTCATTCCGGTCTTCGGGGGGGCGTACATGGAGCTGTTTCCCATCTGGAACGTGGCCGATATGTCGATTGTCGTCGGGGTGGTCGGGGTCATGGTCTTCCACCAGGCCTTCCACGAGCGCCGGATTGCGAAACGCCGGGCCGCACGCGCCGGCGGGCGGACGTGGCGGCGCCCCGCGGCGGTCTTCTCGGACTTGGACCTGGAGGCGCCCCCCCCGGCCCCGTCGGCCCTGACGCAGCCGGACGCCCCCGCATCGCGCGGGGAGGCGGCCTCCGGAAGCGGTGCGGCGTCGGCCTCCGCCCGGTCGTCGGCCGTCTCGGAGCCGCACCCCTAG
- the lepA gene encoding translation elongation factor 4 gives MPDLSTIRNFCIIAHIDHGKSTLADRLLERTGTITEREMKEQTLDDMDLERERGITIKSHAVRMAHTAPDGQEYTLNLIDTPGHVDFTYEVSRALKACEGAILLVDAAQGIEAQTISNLWLALEQDLEIIPVINKIDLPVARPDEVAQALEDLIGEPAEDILQISAKTGEGVDEMLDLMIDRVPPPSGDPDAPLRALIFDSIYDSYRGSVVYARVFDGTLEAGDTMEFMSNKKQYDAEEMGILRMGRQKVDTFTAGDVGYIIGSIKDIQDARVGDTITTAHDPAEEPIPGFEEVKPMVFSGIYPTETDDFEELRGALEKLQLNDASLTYQAESSSALGYGFRVGFLGLLHMEIIQERLEREFDLDIITTVPNVEYEVEVEEKGEPKTVTVDKPEDMPHYGDIEAVHEPYVKADIITPSDYIGNVIELCEKRRGEYGSQRWLDGQTVKLEYELPLAEIVFDFYDNLKSASRGYASFDYELLEYRESDLVKLTILIDEKPAEPLSTIVHRDSAHEVGRKLAKKLKDVIPRQLYEVPVQASIGSRIVARETIKAQRKDVTAKCYGGDVSRKKKLLEEQKEGKKRMKQMGEIDVPQEAFLAILSVDED, from the coding sequence ATGCCTGACCTTTCGACGATCCGCAACTTCTGCATCATCGCGCACATCGACCACGGGAAGAGCACCCTGGCCGATCGGCTCCTGGAGCGCACCGGGACCATCACCGAGCGCGAGATGAAGGAGCAGACGCTCGACGACATGGACCTGGAGCGCGAGCGGGGCATCACCATCAAGAGCCACGCCGTGCGGATGGCGCACACGGCCCCGGACGGGCAGGAGTACACGCTCAACCTCATCGACACGCCCGGGCACGTCGACTTCACCTACGAGGTGAGCCGCGCGCTGAAGGCCTGTGAGGGGGCGATCCTGCTGGTCGACGCGGCGCAGGGCATCGAGGCGCAGACCATCTCCAACCTGTGGCTCGCCCTGGAGCAGGACCTGGAGATCATCCCCGTCATCAACAAGATCGACCTGCCGGTGGCCCGGCCCGACGAGGTGGCGCAGGCGCTGGAGGACCTGATCGGCGAGCCCGCCGAGGACATTCTCCAGATCAGCGCCAAGACGGGCGAGGGGGTCGACGAGATGCTCGACCTCATGATCGACCGGGTGCCGCCCCCGTCCGGCGACCCGGACGCGCCGCTGCGCGCCCTCATTTTCGATTCCATTTACGACTCGTACCGCGGCTCTGTCGTCTACGCCCGCGTCTTCGACGGCACGCTGGAGGCGGGGGACACGATGGAGTTCATGTCCAACAAAAAGCAGTACGACGCCGAGGAGATGGGCATCCTGCGGATGGGCCGGCAGAAAGTCGACACGTTTACGGCGGGCGATGTGGGCTACATCATCGGCTCCATCAAGGACATCCAGGACGCGCGCGTCGGCGACACCATCACGACGGCCCACGACCCCGCCGAGGAGCCGATTCCGGGCTTCGAGGAGGTGAAGCCCATGGTCTTCAGCGGCATCTACCCCACCGAGACCGACGACTTCGAGGAGCTGCGCGGCGCGCTCGAGAAGCTGCAGCTCAACGACGCCTCGCTGACGTACCAGGCCGAAAGCTCCTCCGCCCTCGGGTACGGCTTTCGGGTGGGCTTCCTGGGCCTGCTCCACATGGAAATTATTCAGGAGCGCCTGGAGCGCGAGTTTGACCTCGACATCATCACCACGGTGCCCAACGTGGAGTACGAGGTGGAGGTCGAGGAAAAGGGGGAGCCCAAGACCGTGACGGTCGACAAGCCCGAGGACATGCCGCACTACGGCGACATTGAGGCGGTCCACGAGCCCTACGTGAAGGCCGACATCATTACGCCGAGCGACTACATCGGCAACGTCATTGAGCTCTGCGAGAAGCGGCGCGGGGAGTATGGGAGTCAGCGCTGGCTCGACGGGCAGACGGTGAAGCTGGAGTACGAGCTGCCCCTCGCGGAGATTGTCTTCGACTTCTACGACAACCTCAAGAGCGCGAGCCGCGGCTACGCCTCGTTCGACTACGAGCTGCTGGAGTACCGCGAGAGCGACCTCGTGAAGCTAACCATCCTGATCGACGAGAAGCCGGCCGAGCCCCTGTCGACCATCGTGCACCGCGACTCGGCCCACGAGGTGGGGCGCAAGCTCGCCAAGAAGCTCAAGGACGTCATCCCCCGGCAGCTCTACGAGGTGCCCGTGCAGGCGTCGATCGGGAGCCGCATTGTGGCCCGCGAGACGATCAAGGCGCAGCGCAAGGACGTGACGGCCAAGTGCTACGGCGGGGACGTGAGCCGCAAGAAGAAGCTGCTGGAGGAGCAGAAGGAGGGCAAGAAACGCATGAAACAGATGGGGGAGATCGACGTCCCGCAGGAGGCCTTCCTCGCCATTCTCTCGGTGGACGAGGACTAG
- the lepB gene encoding signal peptidase I — MSTDDSSRDADARKSELRQWGESLVVAVVIVLIVRSLLFDLFRIPTPSMEENLLVGDYLVVSKLHYGPRTPVSLGIPLTSIHLPGVTFPYHRLPGFSEVQRGDPIVFNYPPDDEPIDRKVHYVKRVIGMPGDTLSVRDKLVHIDGDPLPLGRGMQQYWTVTKSDARYQIPRRRMEEMGISEVRRTNRAETVRVLATPEGAKQMCQRSWVRSIEPYVLNSDEYNDLMYPSGRGYTPDNYGPVHIPAKGTTVKLTDRNWALYRPVIVRYEGHDARQMTDSTFAIDGARTSTYTFQQDYFFAMGDNRDNSQDSRFWGFVPMDHVVGKAVLTYFSWDHEAWLPRFGRILRPIADAGVFREQPVMNELSGGQTAGVPLPDSSSRARPPVVTDRFPAR; from the coding sequence ATGTCGACCGACGATTCGAGCCGGGACGCCGACGCGCGCAAGAGCGAGCTTCGACAATGGGGCGAGTCCCTCGTCGTGGCTGTCGTGATCGTCCTCATCGTGCGGTCGCTCCTGTTTGACCTCTTCCGCATTCCGACCCCTTCGATGGAAGAAAACCTCCTCGTGGGGGACTACCTCGTCGTCTCGAAGCTGCACTACGGGCCCCGGACGCCGGTCTCGCTGGGCATCCCGCTGACGTCCATTCACCTCCCGGGCGTCACGTTCCCGTACCACCGCCTGCCCGGGTTTTCCGAGGTGCAACGGGGCGACCCAATCGTGTTCAACTATCCGCCGGACGACGAGCCGATCGACCGCAAGGTGCACTACGTGAAGCGGGTCATCGGCATGCCGGGCGACACCCTGTCGGTACGGGACAAGCTCGTACACATCGACGGGGATCCCCTGCCCCTGGGGCGTGGCATGCAGCAGTACTGGACCGTCACCAAGAGCGACGCGCGCTACCAGATCCCGCGGAGACGCATGGAGGAGATGGGCATCAGCGAGGTGCGACGGACCAACCGCGCGGAGACGGTGCGCGTGCTGGCGACGCCCGAGGGAGCGAAGCAAATGTGCCAGCGCTCGTGGGTACGCTCCATCGAGCCCTACGTTCTGAACAGCGACGAGTACAACGACCTCATGTACCCTTCCGGGCGAGGGTACACGCCGGACAACTACGGGCCCGTTCACATTCCGGCGAAAGGGACCACCGTGAAACTCACGGACCGGAACTGGGCCCTCTACAGGCCGGTCATCGTGCGGTACGAGGGGCACGACGCGCGCCAGATGACGGACTCCACCTTTGCCATCGATGGGGCCCGCACGTCCACCTACACGTTTCAACAGGACTACTTCTTCGCGATGGGCGACAACCGGGACAACTCGCAGGACAGCCGGTTCTGGGGCTTCGTGCCCATGGATCACGTCGTGGGCAAGGCCGTCCTCACGTACTTCTCGTGGGACCACGAGGCATGGCTCCCGCGCTTCGGGCGCATCCTGCGCCCCATTGCGGACGCCGGCGTTTTTCGTGAACAGCCGGTCATGAATGAGCTGTCCGGGGGCCAGACGGCCGGCGTTCCCCTGCCCGACTCGTCGTCAAGGGCCCGCCCGCCGGTGGTCACGGACCGGTTCCCCGCGCGCTGA
- a CDS encoding L,D-transpeptidase, producing MHAHRTLLLVGLGVLLFLTGLSSPAAAQGYFDQYAIENILARQADNLNDLPEVYYEYAVLDDPSGNSVVARDRFYQRIGEGSSETGRKRSQLVELLNRQTVENTPLGDTLVVPTEFGLDFRAYSPFPRYYPEAHRIKKLFVIHKTVQAFAAYEYGRLARWGIVNTGNPDSTATPTGRFNFNWKEKKRVSTMSPPGEEWTMRWVFNFHAARGIHIHQYSMPTGGPTSHGCVRLVDADAEWIYDWAEPWQTTKGHMGPSSGRGRLIEPGTMVLVVGDDPEGSPRPFEYRAQYPVLKRVELPSSPYDVPAGTNQQEMWDRLREQRASR from the coding sequence ATGCACGCGCACCGGACGTTGCTCCTCGTCGGTCTCGGCGTGCTCCTGTTCCTGACGGGCCTGTCCTCCCCGGCCGCGGCGCAGGGGTACTTCGACCAGTACGCCATCGAGAACATTCTGGCCCGGCAGGCTGACAATCTCAATGACCTGCCGGAGGTGTACTACGAGTACGCCGTGCTCGACGACCCGAGCGGCAACAGCGTGGTGGCCCGCGATCGGTTCTACCAGCGCATCGGGGAGGGAAGCTCCGAGACGGGCCGCAAGCGGTCCCAGCTCGTCGAGCTGCTCAACCGACAGACCGTCGAGAACACGCCCCTCGGCGACACGCTCGTCGTCCCCACTGAGTTTGGGCTCGACTTCCGGGCCTACTCTCCCTTCCCCCGCTACTACCCGGAGGCCCACCGCATCAAGAAGCTGTTCGTCATCCACAAGACGGTGCAGGCCTTCGCCGCGTACGAGTACGGCCGGCTCGCGCGCTGGGGCATCGTAAACACCGGCAATCCCGACTCCACCGCCACGCCGACGGGCCGGTTTAACTTCAACTGGAAGGAGAAAAAGCGGGTCTCAACGATGAGTCCGCCCGGGGAGGAGTGGACGATGCGCTGGGTCTTCAACTTTCACGCGGCCCGCGGCATCCACATCCACCAGTACTCGATGCCCACGGGCGGCCCCACGAGCCACGGCTGCGTGCGCCTCGTCGACGCCGACGCCGAATGGATTTACGACTGGGCCGAGCCCTGGCAGACGACAAAGGGGCACATGGGCCCGTCGTCCGGACGGGGCAGGCTCATAGAGCCCGGCACCATGGTGCTCGTGGTGGGCGACGACCCGGAGGGCTCCCCGCGGCCGTTCGAGTACAGGGCCCAGTACCCGGTGCTGAAGCGCGTGGAGTTGCCGAGCAGCCCCTACGACGTGCCGGCCGGCACCAATCAGCAGGAAATGTGGGACCGGCTGCGGGAGCAGCGTGCCTCTCGGTGA
- a CDS encoding potassium channel family protein, translating to MAFIRTPWEALISWLARMDPSRREIFLAALALVLLFAVGTAGYVLLEGWSVADGFYMTFITLSTIGFQEVSPLSDVGRFFTFGLGATGIGILSFVAVRSAQLLLVSDRLRERRIMKRIDALSGHYVVCGYGRVGERLTEDLIREGEAVVVVDTDEEICASLSEAERLHVQGDAEDEGTLRAAGIERARGLILTLPEDSSNVFVALTAREMNPSLFVLARTIDHDNRSKLRNAGADKVIAPSEVGADRMAQVVLRPHTDDFLERVLHTSALSRQIDEVQIHKNAPLAGQTLAESNFRQQFDAIVIGIIDADTGAMTFNPSPTERIDPGDILIVLGETEIIDALRERVCLP from the coding sequence ATGGCCTTCATTCGGACCCCGTGGGAGGCCCTGATTTCGTGGCTGGCGCGGATGGACCCGTCCCGCCGCGAGATCTTTCTGGCGGCGCTGGCGCTGGTGCTTCTGTTTGCCGTCGGCACTGCGGGCTACGTCCTGCTCGAAGGGTGGTCGGTGGCCGACGGGTTCTACATGACGTTCATCACCCTCTCGACCATCGGATTTCAGGAGGTGAGCCCCCTGTCCGATGTCGGTCGGTTTTTTACCTTCGGGCTCGGGGCCACCGGCATCGGGATCCTCAGCTTCGTCGCCGTCCGCTCCGCCCAGCTTCTTCTCGTTAGCGACCGCCTCCGAGAACGCCGCATCATGAAACGAATCGACGCGCTTTCGGGCCACTACGTCGTCTGCGGATACGGGCGCGTGGGGGAGCGACTCACCGAGGACCTGATTCGGGAAGGGGAGGCGGTGGTGGTGGTCGACACCGACGAGGAGATTTGCGCCTCGCTGTCTGAGGCCGAGCGCCTGCACGTGCAGGGGGACGCCGAGGACGAGGGGACCCTCCGTGCCGCCGGAATCGAGCGGGCGCGGGGCCTGATCCTCACCCTCCCCGAGGACAGCAGCAACGTCTTCGTGGCCCTTACGGCCCGGGAGATGAACCCGAGTCTCTTCGTCCTGGCCCGCACCATCGACCACGACAACCGGAGCAAGCTGCGCAACGCCGGGGCGGACAAGGTGATTGCCCCGAGCGAGGTGGGTGCCGACCGCATGGCACAGGTCGTGCTGCGCCCCCACACCGACGATTTTCTGGAGCGCGTCCTCCACACCAGTGCGCTGAGCCGTCAGATCGACGAGGTGCAGATTCATAAAAACGCGCCCTTGGCCGGACAGACCCTGGCCGAGAGCAATTTCCGCCAGCAGTTCGACGCCATCGTGATCGGCATCATCGACGCCGACACCGGTGCCATGACGTTCAACCCCTCCCCCACCGAGCGCATCGACCCCGGGGACATTCTCATCGTACTGGGCGAGACCGAGATTATCGACGCCCTCCGCGAACGCGTGTGTCTTCCGTAG
- a CDS encoding DoxX family membrane protein → MSRYREVVDWINEHRTVALDLVRVYLGIGLFVRGVLFAYESQGVGALVDLSAFSFASAALAHYVTFAHLVGGLLLAAGLLTRLAALVQIPILAGAVFLVHLEQGLLSANQSLEFSALVFVLLLIVFVFGPGEWSADRYVFEREPELQDEAPELWWRDEDFERKPDPEPTENGGGVAVASASAASTKEVLAGRVDEAPCACGHDLTHPRVAVEPQYGWSAGFFFMLGVSAPLREVVFYCEECGTVMKRTRDPEVLRRYRWHTS, encoded by the coding sequence ATGTCTCGCTATCGTGAGGTCGTCGACTGGATCAACGAGCACCGGACGGTCGCCCTTGATCTCGTCCGCGTCTATCTCGGCATCGGGCTCTTCGTCCGCGGGGTGCTGTTTGCGTACGAGAGCCAGGGCGTGGGGGCCCTCGTGGACCTGTCGGCGTTTTCGTTCGCCTCGGCGGCGCTTGCCCACTACGTGACGTTCGCGCATCTGGTGGGGGGACTTCTGCTGGCCGCGGGACTGCTCACCCGCCTTGCGGCGCTCGTGCAGATTCCCATCCTGGCCGGGGCCGTTTTTCTGGTCCACCTGGAGCAGGGCCTCCTGTCGGCCAACCAGTCCCTTGAGTTTTCGGCCCTCGTATTCGTTTTGCTTCTGATTGTGTTCGTCTTCGGGCCCGGCGAGTGGTCGGCCGACCGGTACGTTTTTGAGCGGGAGCCGGAGCTACAGGACGAAGCCCCGGAGCTCTGGTGGCGCGACGAAGACTTTGAGCGGAAGCCCGATCCGGAGCCCACGGAAAATGGGGGCGGGGTGGCCGTGGCCTCGGCGTCGGCGGCGAGCACGAAGGAGGTCCTCGCCGGGCGCGTGGACGAGGCGCCGTGTGCGTGCGGGCACGACCTGACCCACCCCCGCGTGGCCGTGGAGCCCCAGTACGGATGGAGCGCGGGCTTCTTCTTCATGCTCGGGGTCTCGGCGCCCCTGCGGGAGGTCGTGTTCTACTGTGAGGAGTGCGGCACGGTGATGAAGCGCACGCGGGACCCCGAGGTCCTGCGTCGGTATCGATGGCACACCTCCTGA
- a CDS encoding patatin-like phospholipase family protein → MSEEPSNGTVDPAPSGSAEAPAALVLGGGGARAAYQTGVLHYVGEAFPDASMPLMTGVSAGSINAAHLAADPGPWKARTARLVRYWEGLTADDVFAPRSPWAIARSMLWGRPSKTQTLLDTAPLRAYLDRRLPTDDAGRLTGVADNLEAGRLQGLAISTSNYATLQTVTWVQGCSMHDWERPNRVGRRARLGLDHVMASTALPMVFPAVRLDDAWYGDGGLRMLDPLAPAVHLGADRLFVVSTRYERSQAEANRSARTPAYPSLFQMMGILANVLMLDVLEHDAAVLRRINRLVRKLRPGTHEPLRPIDLLVLRPSVDLGALAGDYQMDLGGAMGTLLSSVQWRTDPPPDWWSMLLFHPDYLDRLLEIGYNDARRQHDRIEAFFAREPVDQSTSVRS, encoded by the coding sequence ATGAGCGAAGAACCGTCCAACGGGACCGTGGACCCGGCCCCCAGCGGCTCGGCGGAGGCGCCCGCGGCGCTCGTGCTGGGCGGGGGCGGAGCCCGGGCCGCCTACCAGACCGGGGTCCTTCACTACGTGGGGGAGGCGTTCCCGGACGCGTCGATGCCGCTCATGACGGGCGTGTCGGCGGGGTCCATCAACGCAGCCCACCTCGCGGCCGACCCCGGGCCGTGGAAGGCCCGCACCGCACGGCTCGTGCGCTACTGGGAGGGCTTGACGGCGGACGATGTATTTGCGCCGCGCTCCCCCTGGGCAATTGCGCGGTCGATGCTGTGGGGACGGCCGAGCAAAACACAAACCCTTCTGGACACGGCCCCCCTCCGCGCCTACCTCGACCGGCGCCTGCCGACGGACGACGCGGGGCGGCTCACGGGCGTGGCCGACAACCTGGAGGCGGGGCGCCTCCAGGGCCTCGCCATCTCCACCTCCAACTACGCCACCCTCCAGACAGTGACGTGGGTGCAAGGCTGCTCGATGCACGACTGGGAGCGGCCCAACCGGGTTGGGCGCCGGGCACGCCTCGGCCTCGACCACGTGATGGCCTCCACGGCCCTGCCCATGGTGTTTCCGGCGGTGCGCCTCGACGACGCCTGGTACGGCGACGGGGGGCTTCGCATGCTGGATCCCCTCGCGCCGGCCGTCCACCTGGGGGCGGATCGCCTCTTCGTCGTCTCGACCCGCTACGAGCGGTCCCAGGCCGAGGCCAACCGGTCGGCCCGCACGCCGGCCTACCCGTCGCTCTTCCAGATGATGGGCATTCTTGCCAACGTGCTCATGCTCGACGTGCTGGAGCACGACGCCGCCGTGCTGCGCCGCATCAACCGCCTCGTGCGGAAGCTGCGCCCCGGGACGCACGAGCCGCTGCGGCCCATCGACCTGCTCGTCCTGCGGCCGTCGGTCGACCTCGGGGCCCTGGCGGGCGACTACCAGATGGACCTCGGCGGCGCCATGGGGACGCTGCTGTCTTCGGTCCAGTGGCGCACCGATCCCCCGCCCGACTGGTGGAGCATGCTGCTCTTTCACCCCGACTACCTGGACCGCCTCCTCGAGATTGGCTACAACGACGCGCGGCGCCAGCACGACCGCATCGAGGCCTTCTTCGCGCGGGAGCCGGTCGATCAGTCCACGTCCGTCCGCTCGTAG
- a CDS encoding dihydrofolate reductase yields the protein MPELVLIAAVAEENRVIGKDKDLPWHIPEDLKRFKQLTTGHPLLMGRRTFESIVHQFGGPLPDRKMVVLTTQDDYGAHPEVDTYASVDAALAALPDDETVFVGGGESVYEQFLPHADRLELTLIEGDYEGDTYFPPFEHLVGDVFEATAVDARDGFRFVTYERTDVD from the coding sequence ATGCCCGAACTCGTCCTCATCGCCGCCGTCGCCGAGGAGAACCGCGTCATCGGCAAAGACAAAGACCTCCCCTGGCACATCCCGGAGGACCTGAAGCGCTTCAAGCAACTCACCACCGGGCACCCCCTCTTGATGGGCCGCCGCACGTTCGAGTCCATCGTGCACCAGTTCGGCGGCCCCCTGCCCGACCGGAAGATGGTCGTCCTCACCACGCAGGACGACTACGGGGCGCACCCCGAGGTCGACACCTACGCGTCCGTCGACGCGGCCCTGGCGGCCCTGCCCGACGACGAGACCGTCTTCGTCGGTGGGGGCGAGTCCGTCTACGAGCAGTTCCTCCCCCACGCCGACCGGCTGGAGCTGACGCTGATCGAGGGCGACTACGAGGGCGACACCTATTTTCCGCCGTTCGAGCACCTCGTCGGGGACGTGTTTGAGGCGACCGCGGTGGACGCCCGGGACGGCTTCCGCTTCGTCACCTACGAGCGGACGGACGTGGACTGA
- a CDS encoding cation-transporting P-type ATPase: MPSTTENVTDVPPSDTESSWWAQAGDAVAEEFGVDPDAGLSADEAARRRDEVGPNDPATGRRGARAGPRRPGSRGWTRRRSTRT; the protein is encoded by the coding sequence ATGCCAAGCACGACCGAGAATGTCACGGATGTACCGCCCTCTGATACAGAATCGTCGTGGTGGGCCCAGGCGGGGGACGCGGTGGCCGAAGAGTTTGGGGTTGATCCGGACGCGGGACTGTCGGCGGACGAGGCGGCCCGGCGGCGCGACGAGGTCGGCCCCAACGACCCGGCGACAGGGCGGCGGGGCGCACGCGCCGGACCACGGAGGCCGGGCAGCCGCGGGTGGACGAGGAGGCGTTCGACACGAACGTGA